Proteins from a genomic interval of Ndongobacter massiliensis:
- a CDS encoding FtsW/RodA/SpoVE family cell cycle protein gives MHSDAQTNKTVVPSPARKTRRLHRFYYASGKWLVLVFQLFALALVLGYRVQELTPQAISLSVLLLVGTFVSTTLISRFTPGDSYLLLIAQALFSIGVVMILRIDFGLGVRQMFMYLVGMAVYFVVYLFFRATKNIWMGKTIFFFALTAGLLLVTLVFGTEIHGAKNWISLGGVLLQPSELAKLSFVFFIASWYYKRENVEEMEELAAANADDLVAEKKPKSRRGIFGTLGLLVGTYLLIGIFFLQKELGTAIVFFIVLTAAQFSYERRPWQIVLNIVVAGAGLYLAYRLFHHIRVRFDIWLDPWSDSNDKGYQIVQSLFALAEGGFFGTGIGLGHPDTIPLGYSDFIFASIVEEMGAFMGICVMMLFALLVYRGFKVAMEQARDFYSVLALCVSALFAAQALIMFAGVMKVIPLTGITIPFLTSGGSSLVASFSLLAVLQVCSEPGQTRPRKKGGRRGTK, from the coding sequence ATGCATTCGGACGCGCAGACGAACAAAACGGTGGTGCCGAGTCCGGCGCGCAAGACGCGCCGTTTGCATCGCTTCTATTACGCCAGCGGCAAGTGGTTGGTGCTCGTTTTTCAGCTGTTTGCCCTGGCGCTCGTGTTGGGCTATCGCGTACAGGAATTGACACCGCAGGCGATCAGTTTGAGTGTCCTGCTTCTGGTAGGAACCTTCGTATCGACAACGCTGATTTCGCGTTTCACCCCCGGTGACAGCTATCTGCTATTGATCGCACAGGCACTTTTTTCCATCGGCGTGGTCATGATTTTACGCATTGATTTTGGTCTGGGTGTGCGGCAGATGTTTATGTACCTAGTCGGCATGGCGGTTTATTTTGTCGTCTACCTGTTTTTTCGCGCGACGAAAAACATTTGGATGGGAAAAACTATTTTTTTCTTTGCACTCACGGCAGGATTGCTTCTTGTGACGCTCGTTTTCGGCACGGAAATTCACGGAGCGAAGAACTGGATTTCATTGGGGGGCGTGCTCCTTCAACCCTCTGAATTGGCAAAACTCAGCTTTGTTTTTTTTATCGCCTCGTGGTATTACAAGCGCGAGAACGTGGAAGAAATGGAAGAGTTGGCGGCAGCAAATGCGGACGACCTTGTCGCGGAAAAAAAGCCGAAATCCAGGCGCGGCATATTTGGAACTCTCGGCCTGCTCGTCGGCACTTACCTTTTGATCGGCATCTTCTTTTTACAGAAGGAATTGGGCACCGCCATCGTATTTTTCATCGTTTTGACGGCGGCGCAGTTTTCGTATGAGCGACGTCCCTGGCAGATTGTACTCAACATCGTGGTGGCAGGCGCCGGACTTTATCTGGCGTATCGCCTTTTTCACCATATTCGTGTGCGTTTTGATATTTGGCTGGATCCGTGGAGCGACAGCAATGATAAGGGCTACCAAATTGTGCAATCGCTGTTTGCGCTGGCAGAAGGAGGCTTTTTCGGGACCGGCATCGGTTTGGGGCACCCGGATACGATTCCTTTGGGGTATTCGGATTTTATTTTCGCTTCCATCGTCGAGGAGATGGGGGCTTTTATGGGCATTTGCGTGATGATGCTTTTTGCCCTGCTCGTTTATCGCGGTTTCAAAGTGGCGATGGAGCAGGCGCGCGATTTCTACAGCGTCTTGGCGCTCTGCGTGAGTGCACTTTTTGCGGCGCAGGCACTGATTATGTTTGCCGGCGTGATGAAGGTGATTCCTTTGACGGGCATTACCATTCCTTTTTTAACCTCGGGCGGTTCCTCACTGGTTGCCAGCTTTTCCCTATTGGCGGTCCTGCAGGTTTGTTCCGAACCGGGTCAGACCCGTCCCCGCAAGAAAGGAGGGCGCCGTGGTACGAAGTAA
- a CDS encoding nucleoside deaminase, translating to MAKRPLDVSAADPKAVPSAAVLPRSALRLRPSAGSIIRRPLKPVLTGPKGKQRPRALLRHERRPLDAYFMKVALREAARAARRGEVPVGAVLVWHNRIIARAGNRVEEKGSALAHAELLVLEAGARQLGWRLCETALYVTLEPCAMCTGALLNARVGRLVFGTPDPARGCCGSACDLTRLPNLFARVRVARPVLSKRCAALLRTFFQQRRAQKRK from the coding sequence ATGGCAAAGCGACCTCTTGATGTGTCGGCCGCGGACCCGAAGGCAGTACCGTCCGCAGCCGTGTTGCCCCGCTCGGCGCTCCGCCTGCGGCCGAGCGCCGGCTCCATCATCCGCCGCCCCCTCAAGCCGGTGCTCACAGGTCCCAAGGGCAAACAGCGTCCCCGTGCGTTGCTCCGTCACGAGCGGCGCCCGCTCGACGCCTACTTTATGAAGGTCGCTCTGCGGGAAGCCGCGCGCGCCGCTCGACGCGGCGAGGTCCCCGTCGGCGCCGTCCTCGTGTGGCACAATCGCATCATCGCACGCGCGGGCAATCGCGTCGAAGAAAAAGGCAGCGCTCTTGCGCACGCGGAGCTGTTGGTACTGGAAGCGGGCGCGCGACAACTGGGCTGGCGCCTGTGTGAAACCGCTCTGTATGTGACGTTGGAACCCTGCGCCATGTGCACGGGCGCCCTATTAAATGCACGCGTGGGGCGCTTGGTGTTTGGCACACCGGATCCCGCACGAGGGTGCTGCGGTTCGGCGTGTGATCTGACGCGTTTGCCGAATCTGTTCGCCCGCGTGCGTGTGGCGCGCCCGGTTCTTTCCAAGCGCTGCGCTGCGCTATTGCGCACGTTTTTTCAGCAACGACGTGCACAAAAGCGAAAATAA
- a CDS encoding DUF4349 domain-containing protein — protein MRKLKRICIALCLAIFLLSACSASSTEKSDGEAAQSMVAQMPQEDFIAEMPKEAMKPSVQEATDVAVPRKRIQTGALEMQVDDLASAQEQAETLAKDFAGYVENSWIEKSDAFCHAELTLRVDAERFTEAMEALKQLGEVQSAHTQTDDITQQYIDTDARLKTLGVQEERLLALLENAETIEDLLAIETQLQEVREEIERTTATLKSLDSQVQYATISLSLQTRTTVVSQGFFGKLKARIAEGMNDSLNILNGLLAGLIVLLPWAVLAALLIALLYKLWSRRHASRKRNAGIRAPQIPSDAPRGKTENGGEKPTEEDRKDSGNPMA, from the coding sequence ATGCGAAAGTTAAAACGAATTTGTATTGCGCTGTGTCTGGCTATATTCCTGCTCAGCGCCTGCAGCGCGTCGTCGACTGAAAAGAGCGACGGGGAGGCTGCACAAAGCATGGTTGCGCAAATGCCGCAGGAAGATTTTATCGCGGAAATGCCGAAAGAAGCGATGAAACCTTCTGTGCAAGAGGCGACAGACGTTGCGGTGCCGCGCAAACGCATACAAACCGGGGCGCTGGAGATGCAGGTCGACGATCTCGCCAGTGCGCAGGAACAGGCGGAAACGCTGGCGAAAGATTTCGCCGGCTATGTGGAAAACAGTTGGATTGAAAAAAGCGATGCATTTTGCCATGCGGAACTGACCCTGCGGGTCGATGCCGAACGGTTCACGGAAGCGATGGAAGCGCTGAAACAATTGGGCGAAGTGCAGTCGGCGCATACGCAGACGGACGACATCACGCAGCAGTATATTGATACGGATGCGCGGCTCAAAACCTTGGGTGTCCAAGAAGAGCGCCTGCTGGCGTTACTGGAAAACGCGGAAACCATTGAGGATTTGCTGGCCATTGAAACGCAGTTGCAGGAGGTGCGGGAGGAGATTGAACGCACGACGGCGACGCTGAAAAGTTTGGACAGCCAAGTGCAGTATGCGACGATTTCTCTTTCCCTGCAGACGCGAACAACCGTGGTATCACAGGGCTTTTTCGGGAAGTTGAAGGCGCGTATTGCCGAAGGCATGAACGACTCGCTCAATATACTGAATGGTCTGTTGGCGGGCCTGATCGTCCTCCTTCCGTGGGCAGTGCTCGCTGCGCTACTGATTGCATTGCTGTATAAGCTGTGGAGTCGTCGCCATGCATCACGGAAGAGAAATGCGGGGATTCGTGCGCCGCAGATCCCGTCCGATGCGCCGCGCGGGAAAACGGAAAATGGTGGGGAAAAACCGACGGAGGAAGACCGAAAGGACAGCGGAAATCCAATGGCATAA
- the ybaK gene encoding Cys-tRNA(Pro) deacylase, giving the protein MKKTNVMRILDRQKIAYEPGFYDVSDGVLDAVHVAEKIGLPPQKVFKTLVVEGEHEAIVCIIPGPAHLDLKKAAKAAGLKKVEMLPQKKLKPLTGYVHGGCSPIGLKKPLRTFLDVRARREGIIAISAGQIGVQVKLSAEALAEFIQAPFVDVVKEEECES; this is encoded by the coding sequence ATGAAAAAGACGAATGTAATGCGCATATTGGATCGCCAGAAAATTGCCTACGAACCGGGATTTTATGACGTGTCCGACGGTGTGCTGGATGCGGTACATGTGGCGGAAAAAATCGGGTTGCCGCCACAAAAAGTATTTAAGACGCTCGTCGTCGAGGGCGAGCACGAAGCCATCGTCTGCATCATTCCCGGGCCCGCACACCTGGATTTGAAAAAAGCGGCGAAGGCTGCGGGGCTGAAAAAAGTGGAGATGCTGCCGCAAAAAAAGCTGAAACCATTGACAGGATATGTGCACGGCGGGTGTTCCCCAATCGGTTTGAAAAAACCGCTGCGAACTTTTTTAGATGTACGAGCACGCCGGGAAGGCATCATCGCGATCAGCGCGGGGCAGATCGGCGTGCAAGTGAAACTTTCCGCAGAAGCTCTGGCGGAATTTATCCAAGCGCCCTTTGTGGACGTGGTAAAGGAGGAGGAATGCGAAAGTTAA
- a CDS encoding FHA domain-containing protein, with protein sequence MEPIFDLLETILFTNVLGEINLYTILATGLKFLFVILVLRFIYTIVKMITLDIRSNWQKEVPRAPHLQLLSRPESFDFPVQAEYYLSDNTTIGRADDNSIVLKDSRVSKHHARIVRDTDFYYIDDLGATNPTYVNNQPLEGPVQLESEDQIRIGGLLFRFVDAEVA encoded by the coding sequence ATGGAACCAATTTTCGATCTGCTGGAGACAATTTTATTTACCAATGTGTTGGGCGAGATCAACCTCTATACAATCCTTGCGACCGGACTCAAGTTTCTGTTCGTGATTCTCGTGTTGCGCTTCATCTACACGATCGTCAAGATGATTACTTTGGACATACGTTCCAATTGGCAGAAGGAAGTCCCGCGGGCGCCGCACCTGCAACTGCTCAGCCGCCCGGAGAGTTTTGATTTTCCGGTGCAGGCGGAGTACTATTTGAGCGATAATACGACCATCGGGCGGGCGGACGACAACAGCATTGTGCTGAAGGATTCCCGGGTCAGTAAGCACCATGCGCGTATCGTACGCGATACGGATTTTTACTACATTGACGATCTGGGCGCGACCAATCCGACCTATGTCAATAATCAGCCGCTGGAGGGACCAGTACAACTGGAATCGGAAGATCAGATTCGCATCGGCGGGCTTCTGTTTCGCTTTGTGGATGCGGAGGTGGCGTAA